Genomic DNA from Niallia circulans:
TGCTCTGCTTGGATTAGAATGCACGATTTTTATGGGTGAAGAGGATATAAGAAGACAAAAGCTGAACGTATTCCGCATGGAGATGCTTGGTGCGAAGGTCGAAAGTGTTACATCAGGAAGTGCTACATTGAAGGATGCTTGTAATGAGGCATTACGCTACTGGGTGACAAACGTGATGGATACACACTATATTCTTGGCTCTGTTATGGGACCACATCCATTTCCAATGATGGTTCGCGATTTCCAAAGTGTAATCGGTACAGAGACGAAAGCACAGTTCCTTGAAAAGGAAGGAAGATTACCAGAAGCAGTCATTGCTTGTATCGGTGGCGGCAGCAATGCAATGGGAATGTTCTATCCATTTATTAAGGACGAGGAAGTGACCCTTTATGGGGTGGAAGCGTCAGGACACGGACTGCATACAGATAAGCATGCTGCATCATTAACGAAAGGGAAACCAGGTGTATTGCATGGCTCCTATATGTACCTATTACAGGATGAGGACGGACAAATTCAAGAGGCACACAGCATCTCCGCTGGACTTGATTATCCTGGAGTCGGTCCAGAGCACAGCTATTTAAACGATATTGGCAGAGTGAACTACGAGTCAGTTACAGACGAAGAAGCTTTCGAAGCATTGCAGCTGCTTTGCCGCCTTGAAGGAATTATTCCAGCATTAGAAAGCTCTCATGCAATTGCTTATTGCTTGAAGCATGCTCCAAAAATGAAGGAGTCAGAAGCGATTGTTGTTTGCTTATCAGGCAGAGGAGACAAGGATGTTAATACAGTAATGGATAGAATGGGAGTGACAGAATAATGACGACAATTGCTGAACGTTTTAACGAAGTTAAAAGAAATGGCGACAAAGCCTTTGTTCCGTATATTATGGCAGGCGACGGTGGCTTGGAAACATTAGAGGGAAAAATCAAATTTCTTGAAAATGCCGGAGCAACAGCAATCGAGCTTGGCATCCCGTTTTCCGACCCCGTTGCAGATGGACCAATCATTCAGGCTGCTGGAATTCGTGCACTTCAAGCTGGAACAACATTGAAAAAAGTATTTGATACTTTAGCGTCCTTTCGGGAGACGACGACAATTCCGATTGTCTTTATGACCTATTTAAACCCAATTCTGGCGTATGGTGTCGAGGCATTTTTTGCAGCATGTGAACAATCTGGCGTTAACGGATTAATCGTCCCTGATATGCCAATTGAGGAAGAAGGAATTCTGCTTTCCTCTGCAGAAAGTCACCAAGTCGAAATTATCCGCCTCGTAACATTGACTAGTTCAATCGACAGAATTGCGCAGATTGCCAAAAAAGGAAACGGTTTTCTATATGCAGTTACTGTAACCGGAATAACTGGTTCTCGTACAGTATTCCAAACACAATTAGGTGAACATTTGCTAAAAGTGAAGGAGGTAAGTCCAATTCCTGTGTTGGCAGGCTTTGGCATCTCAACACCTGAACACGTTAAGGAAATGACCCAGCATTGTGATGGCGTTATTGTCGGCAGCAAAATTGTCGAGTTGTTTCATAAGAATGAATTAGATGAAATCAAAAGCTTAATTGCCGCAAGCAAGAAGGTATCTGTTTAGGAATATCTGCGTGTAGCAAAAAAACTGGTGGATAAAACTGTCTGCCAGTTTTATTTGCGGTTTAGCAATTTATTGCTCGAATGTGTGAAACCCTTGCTAACAACCGCATAGTTGTAAGCAGAGTTTTCACTTTTTAAGTAAGCACAATTTATAAGCGGAAGCCTCCAGAAACATCTAAAATCTGGCCAGTTATCCACCGGCTGTCAGACGATGCCAGAAAGGCAGCAGCATCTGCAACATCTTCAACCTGACCTAATCTGTTAAACACAGAGGATTCGGTGGCAAATTTTCTTATCTCCAGATCATCCAGCAGCTTGATATTAATATCTGTTTTTGTATATCCTGGCATAATGGTATTAACTGTTATATCCCTTGGGCCAAGATGTTTGGCCAATGGAAGCGTCATTGTATTAAGCGCTCCTTTACTTAAGCCATAGCAAATCGAACCTGTTAAACCAATGCGGACTTCTGCAGAAGAAATATTAATGATTCGCCCCTTTTCTCTGAGTCTTGGGAATGCTTGCTGGATAAGAAAAAAGGGTGCTTTTAAATTTATATCGATGATTTCGTCAAAAATATTCTCTGTTGTGTCTTCAATCGTTCCTTGTGTGCCGATACCGGCATTATTTACTAAAATATCAAATGCTGCTGCACCAGTTCTATTGTGCAGATCTTCATCTAATTGTGCTATTAGCTTATGGACGCCATCTAATGAATGTAAATTAGCTTGTATAGCGAATGCATTTCCACCAGCAGACACAATCTCCTTAACCGTAATATTCGCAGCATCCTTATTGCTGCCATAATGGACAGCAACTAATGCACCTTCCTCAGCTAATCTTTTTGCAATAGCAGAACCGATGCCACGACTTGCTCCGGTTACTAAAGCGATCTTGCCAGTTAAATTCTTCATTTTCTAACCACGTCCTGATCTGTTTTTTTTTGAATTAAAAAGCATACATTCATTTTATTTTAATTCTAAGAAAACTGAATATATAATAATAAAAAGATCAGGCACTTTACTTATGATTTTAAAGGCAAATGGTTGTCTTTACTTTAAATAATAAGATAGGGGGAAAGTTCCATGAAAAATGCAGTCAAACTCGATGAAATTGATTATAAAATCATGAATGTATTATCTGAAAATGCGAGAATACCTGTTTCTGAAATAGGCAGAATCATCTCCATGACACAGCCTGCAGTTAAGGAAAGGATGAATAAGCTGGAGGAACAGGGGGTTATAGCCAGTTATAAAACAAAGTTCGCACCTTCTGCCATTAATAAAAGCATCTTAACGTTCGTTATGTTTAAAACAAGCAAGTGTGCCAATTTCGTTCAATACTGTAAGGAAGCACCTGAAGTAGTGGATTTATATCGGGTAAGCGGCGAATCAAATTATTTACTAAAAGTAATGACAGATTCAACAGCTACGCTTTCGGCGTTGTTGGAATCCTTAATGAAATTCGGATTATCACACCCGATAATCGTCATGAAAACAGAATTTGAAGAGAAAATCTCATTTGACGAATAATTAAAGTCGTTCCAATAGCAATAAAACCGACAGTGGGAATTGAAGAATAA
This window encodes:
- a CDS encoding SDR family oxidoreductase, whose translation is MKNLTGKIALVTGASRGIGSAIAKRLAEEGALVAVHYGSNKDAANITVKEIVSAGGNAFAIQANLHSLDGVHKLIAQLDEDLHNRTGAAAFDILVNNAGIGTQGTIEDTTENIFDEIIDINLKAPFFLIQQAFPRLREKGRIINISSAEVRIGLTGSICYGLSKGALNTMTLPLAKHLGPRDITVNTIMPGYTKTDINIKLLDDLEIRKFATESSVFNRLGQVEDVADAAAFLASSDSRWITGQILDVSGGFRL
- the trpA gene encoding tryptophan synthase subunit alpha, translated to MTTIAERFNEVKRNGDKAFVPYIMAGDGGLETLEGKIKFLENAGATAIELGIPFSDPVADGPIIQAAGIRALQAGTTLKKVFDTLASFRETTTIPIVFMTYLNPILAYGVEAFFAACEQSGVNGLIVPDMPIEEEGILLSSAESHQVEIIRLVTLTSSIDRIAQIAKKGNGFLYAVTVTGITGSRTVFQTQLGEHLLKVKEVSPIPVLAGFGISTPEHVKEMTQHCDGVIVGSKIVELFHKNELDEIKSLIAASKKVSV
- the trpB gene encoding tryptophan synthase subunit beta encodes the protein MTVNYSFPDKTGHFGIYGGRYVPETLMTAVVELENAYMEAKKDPAFQEELDYLLKDYVGRETPLYYAERLTKHLNGAKIYLKREDLNHTGAHKINNAIGQALLAKRMDKTKVVAETGAGQHGVATATACALLGLECTIFMGEEDIRRQKLNVFRMEMLGAKVESVTSGSATLKDACNEALRYWVTNVMDTHYILGSVMGPHPFPMMVRDFQSVIGTETKAQFLEKEGRLPEAVIACIGGGSNAMGMFYPFIKDEEVTLYGVEASGHGLHTDKHAASLTKGKPGVLHGSYMYLLQDEDGQIQEAHSISAGLDYPGVGPEHSYLNDIGRVNYESVTDEEAFEALQLLCRLEGIIPALESSHAIAYCLKHAPKMKESEAIVVCLSGRGDKDVNTVMDRMGVTE
- a CDS encoding Lrp/AsnC family transcriptional regulator: MKNAVKLDEIDYKIMNVLSENARIPVSEIGRIISMTQPAVKERMNKLEEQGVIASYKTKFAPSAINKSILTFVMFKTSKCANFVQYCKEAPEVVDLYRVSGESNYLLKVMTDSTATLSALLESLMKFGLSHPIIVMKTEFEEKISFDE